TGTCGGCAGGACTGCCGGGAGAAGCGCCAGAAATGTGATAACCAGGACCCTCTCCCCCGAAGTCGGGGATACTACCAAAGTAAGGCCGATTTCCAGAACGCATGTTGGTAGCAGGCCGTTCAATTTTGACATATTTGGGGCGATCAGGGTTCTCAGCAGTCGCAACAGCGATTTCCTCCAAAAATCCGACGATGCGTTGCATGCCGGGAATATTAATTTTGTTCCAATCATCAGAAGGACGGTGATAATCGCTGTGCGTCCCTGTAAAGAGGTGTAATACTGGGATTTGTTTCCCATAAAAGGAACTATGATCACTGGGGCCAAATCCCTCTGGTTTCAGAGATAGTTTTAAATCATATTCTTTCGCGGTTTCTTCGACTAATTTTTTCCAGCGGGGGGCTGTTCCTGTTCCAAAAACGGTGAGCTTGTCATTCGTCAGTCGTCCTACCATATCCATATTGAGCATGGCGACTGTATTTTTGATATCAAATGTCGCATTCTTAACATAGTGGGCAGATCCAATTAGCCCCCGTTCCTCTCCGGTAAATGCAATAAATACGACGCGGCGCGGCAAAGGTGTTTTTCGAGCGGCCAGTCTTCGAGCCAGCTCAATGAGTGCGACCGTTCCGGATGCGTTGTCATCGGCGCCGTTATGAACGTCAGTCGAACCGGGAGCCAATGAACCTTCACCTCCGTAACCTACATGATCATAGTGTGCTCCAATCACGACGGTTTCATCTGCAAAAGGTCCTTTTCCTTCCAGGACACCAATTACGTTTTTGACCTCCGTACGAATTTGCTCAACTTGAATTTCTCCTTTTGCTTTCCATTGAGGCAAGGCAAAGCTTTCGGGCTTAAGATCGGTATCGATTTGGGCTTCCAATTTTTGAAGTGTCGGTTTACCAGCGTCCTTAAAAAGTTGATTACATGTTTCGATTGTGATATGTGCAATCGGAATTGAACGACCATCTCCACTGCCAGCGTATCCAAATTTCATTAGCACATCGAATGTTCCGTTTTTCAATCGCTTCCGTGCTTGCAGAACTTCATGCAGTGCTTTTTTTAGTTCACGGTCGGCTTCCGTTTTTTTGTCTTTGCTTGATTTTTCCCAGTTTTCTGTGGTGGTAATAAGTTCCTCGATGGCATCTTCTTCAAGTTCCTGTGCTTCTTTTTTGTTTTCTTTAGTCGAATAGGAATCATTCACAAATAAAATCGCTTTGGCGCCTTTCCCAAAGGCCGTACTCACTTTATATCGAAGGGCCGCATAGCGGGAGATCCCATGTGCGCCGGCAAAGGGACTTTTTTTGTCTCCTTGTTGTGGTGTCCGTCTCAGGATAATGGCGACTTTATCTTTGACATCAATGCCTGCGTAGTCGCTATATTTGACATCTTTCGCATCGATGCCATATCCACAAAAGACAAGCTCTGCATCAAATTTTCCAGAGCCTCCGAATGAGCAGGAG
The Gimesia aquarii DNA segment above includes these coding regions:
- a CDS encoding M20/M25/M40 family metallo-hydrolase, which codes for MSVLNTKRLSKKPIIEIYLLASVIFCMVLLQTPTLVLGKTPAKTTKSNVKSNLNSESNQRMLDAIKYLASDELEGRGVKTRGINLAADYIEKEFKAAGLNVQSVNNSAFQKFTINTGSKLGSVNQLELVGPDGKTIPLKYDKDFRSCSFGGSGKFDAELVFCGYGIDAKDVKYSDYAGIDVKDKVAIILRRTPQQGDKKSPFAGAHGISRYAALRYKVSTAFGKGAKAILFVNDSYSTKENKKEAQELEEDAIEELITTTENWEKSSKDKKTEADRELKKALHEVLQARKRLKNGTFDVLMKFGYAGSGDGRSIPIAHITIETCNQLFKDAGKPTLQKLEAQIDTDLKPESFALPQWKAKGEIQVEQIRTEVKNVIGVLEGKGPFADETVVIGAHYDHVGYGGEGSLAPGSTDVHNGADDNASGTVALIELARRLAARKTPLPRRVVFIAFTGEERGLIGSAHYVKNATFDIKNTVAMLNMDMVGRLTNDKLTVFGTGTAPRWKKLVEETAKEYDLKLSLKPEGFGPSDHSSFYGKQIPVLHLFTGTHSDYHRPSDDWNKINIPGMQRIVGFLEEIAVATAENPDRPKYVKIERPATNMRSGNRPYFGSIPDFGGEGPGYHISGASPGSPADKAGLKAGDAIIKMGKTKIGGLDDFDLALRMFSPGDQVEVTVMRDGKRVKLTVKLAKPK